In a single window of the Metopolophium dirhodum isolate CAU chromosome 2, ASM1992520v1, whole genome shotgun sequence genome:
- the LOC132939000 gene encoding uncharacterized protein LOC132939000, producing the protein MVTVRAPSFLVRRICVFIFLGIMGYSIFQMTRSNSYYDMTDRNIMRKQIELDISKSSNNEAPVKNLKIENYIACPHPFLDPFDPIMMKFVQKEPPLACDPEEDWVTIKGNIARITDKALKKYGDIQCKFMDVLRANEFSTSLGVVTTTHTEYNLETSDFFRVYCESENGQFSWESRMAGIRFDEDVINRAGWDQVPKDGLGLNVLMIGMDSMSNMMVQRILPKVYTKLKFMGARVLNGYNIVGDGTPQALIPILTGRTELELPDTRKRMGNKASYVDVYPFIWNEFKKHGYVTGYAEDVPDVGIFTYRLKGFDQQPTDHYMRSYYVDASPMFKQQKPFCYGSLPRHKIMLNYIKDMFRVYEDKPKFMFAFQGELSHDYASKVSVAENDLVEWLEWFEKSGYLNNTMLVFMSDHGQRFASVRDTQQGKLEERMPFFSFVLPKWFDRKYPTMASNLDNNTNRLTTPFDIYSTLMSILHREEPKTDDVNKRSISLFNEIPLERTCRDAYIEPHWCACLKWQPISVDSSLAIDAAANFAQFLNRFNAEYSDLCAPVEIDRIEWANRMAPNEGLLKFHQAADTDGFVPDMSANTKITDIYLQIKVISRGPANAVFEFSCQYNSNNRRYTVYEKHISRINQYGNQSWCVAKTQPQLNKYCFCKQPN; encoded by the exons TTTGAAAATCGAAAATTATATAGCATGTCCACACCCTTTTTTGGACCCCTTCGACCCGATCATGATGAAATTCGTCCAAAAGGAGCCACCTTTAGCCTGCGACCCGGAGGAGGATTGGGTTACTATCAAGGGGAATATCGCGCGTATCACCGACAAGGCTCTCAAGAAATACGGTGACATCCAGTGCAAATTTatgg ACGTTTTGAGGGCCAACGAGTTCTCCACGTCACTGGGCGTCGTGACCACCACTCACACGGAATACAATTTGGAGACATCGGATTTTTTCAGAGTTTACTGTGAGTCGGAAAACGGCCAATTCAG TTGGGAGAGCCGCATGGCCGGCATACGATTCGACGAGGATGTGATAAATAGAGCCGGATGGGACCAGGTGCCCAAAGACGGGTTGGGCCTCAACGTCCTAATGATTGGAATGGACTCTATGTCAAACATGATGGTGCAGAGAATACTGCCAAAGGTGTATACCAAACTCAAGTTTATGGGAGCACGCGTGCTCAATGGCTACAACATTGTCGGCGACGGGACTCCGCAGGCGTTGATACCGATTTTGACAG GACGCACTGAACTGGAGCTTCCGGACACTAGGAAACGCATGGGGAACAAAGCGTCATACGTAGACGTCTACCCGTTCATATGGAACGAGTTCAAGAAACACGGCTACGTCACTg GTTATGCTGAAGATGTTCCGGACGTTGGCATATTTACGTACAGGCTAAAAGGATTTGACCAACAGCCGACCGATCATTATATGCGATCATATTACGTAGACGCGTCGCCAATGTTCAAACAACAAAAACCTTTTTGTTACGGTTCTCTACCTAGGCACAAG ATAATGCTCAACTACATCAAAGACATGTTTCGGGTGTACGAGGACAAGCCAAAGTTCATGTTTGCATTCCAAGGTGAATTATCCCATGACTATGCGAGCAAGGTATCAGTCGCGGAAAACGACCTGGTTGAGTGGTTGGAATGGTTTGAGAAGTCTGGTTACCTGAACAACACCATGCTGGTGTTTATGAGCGATCACGGTCAGAG GTTTGCTTCCGTGCGCGACACACAACAAGGTAAACTCGAAGAGCGGATGCCATTTTTCTCATTCGTGCTACCTAAATGGTTCGACCGGAAATATCCGACAATGGCGTCTAACCTGGACAACAACACTAACCGTCTGACAACCCCTTTTGATATATACTCAACACTGATGAGTATCCTGCATCGAGAAGAGCCTAAAACCGACGACGTGAACAAGCGTTCAATATCGCTGTTCAACGAG ATACCGTTGGAGAGGACGTGCAGAGACGCATATATCGAACCTCATTGGTGCGCTTGTTTGAAGTGGCAGCCGATAAGCGTGGATAGTTCGTTGGCCATCGACGCAGCCGCAAACTTTGCACAGTTTCTCAACAG GTTTAACGCTGAGTACAGTGACCTGTGTGCGCCGGTGGAGATCGATCGGATTGAATGGGCCAACAGGATGGCACCCAACGAAGGGCTGTTGAAATTCCACCAGGCCGCCGACACGGATGGATTCGTACCCGACATGTCGGCGAACACAAAAATAACAGACATCTATCTACAGATAAAAGTGATCTCGCGAGGGCCTGCCAACGCCGTGTTCGAATTTTCGTGCCAATACAATAGTAACAACAGACGGTACACGGTTTAC GAAAAACATATCAGCAGAATTAATCAGTACGGAAACCAAAGTTGGTGTGTCGCGAAAACCCAACCTCAACTTAACAAGTACTGTTTCTGCAAACAACCAAACTGA